The Archocentrus centrarchus isolate MPI-CPG fArcCen1 chromosome 5, fArcCen1, whole genome shotgun sequence genome contains the following window.
TGCCGATAAGCTGAATTTATTACTGCAGGATGGTCTCAGGCTGTTTCCAGGCTTTATTCCACACTAAGATAATCAGAGCTGACTTTTATCCTtccatttgtcatttttcacatctctcagcaggaaaacaaatgaGGAGGTTTCCTATAATGTTCGCTATAAAGGCTtctgcacagtgcacagaaaataaacaaatgtagaaatatttttatgattttaaagaAGCCAGAACAGGCCTCAGTGAAAACTCTTCAtcctttttgcatttattttgaataaatgtCAGCATAAAGGCCGCACCCCCCTTTGACTCGTTGCTTTTtgataaactttttttcttttccatgagTGCAATCTGACATTTTTACGCAATGCCGCAGCACCCATTGGAGAAATGAACAGCGGCGTATTGTGTACGTATCATTTCGCTGAACGGCCTTTTCATACCTTATCACGTTAAACCCGTTTATTCAGCTGTTGTGAAGGAATGCGCAATTCGACGTGCTACTAAAAAATTGCATGTGACTGACATTTTGTACAGCATTGTTGAATGAACTtgatatgaggaaaaaaatggtgttttcttttcttgacTGGAAATCAGAGTTTGGAGGAACGTCAAAGGGGACGCTAAGCTTAGGTGTGCGTGTGTTAAAAATTAACCTGTAACTCATACAGTCGTACGGACTGTGACCGCTTCTTCTCCCTGCTGGCTGTGGGGAGATAATCGAGATATAAGGACACaaggaaagcagtgctctataTGGACAGCCTCACATGCCACTCATTATAATCATTAAAGGGCCTGTTTAATGATTTTTACACATGAAAACCTGCTTACAGGCCATAACAGTATTTGTTGTTGCATACGTCCTCTGTGACCTGAACTTTTTTATTGATATGACTGTAAGTGGCCTTTAGATGTATTTCAACTTGGACATAGAGGCTTCAAATTTCAGGAGAAAGCCTTACAGAAAACAACAGGACAGACTGGGACATTCTGGAAAATGAACAATCCAATATTTTTGGAGCTTACCTCACGCCGGTCTATAAACCACTGTGCCATTTACTGAAACCCTACTGCAAACTGTAAGTTTTAGTAGCCCATCATTAATGAGCTGTAATGCCAACATGTGGCCAGAGGGGGACAATGTTGCAGTGTTTCTGACCTTCACATCCTCCCACATCTCTCTGTCTTCTGTCAGGACCCGTGTGGTGTGCAGCGGCGTGGAAGGAACCATCATGGACTGCTGCCgagccaaaacacacacaccgatGAAGACATATGCAAACAGATGCAGGAGACAGCACACGAGGCGTGTACGGGTGCTTACATTGATCCAGGGGTGGTTCATAAACTGAGTGATGGTCATTCTCTCGTTTGGGTCTGTCTTCAGTAGCTGGTGGATCAAATCTTTTGCTGGGAGACACAAAGAAATGCAAAGATAACAAAATGTGATATTTCAAGCCGACTTTGATgtgctgtttacattttaaacttATGAACACTGTTTAGATACGTTTTGATCATATTATGCCTTGTGTCTTTTCATCTGTTTATAATCACGTCACATGACAATATTTCACCTCTCTTCATTAGCCATATTGCGCTAAAGTCTTGAGCcgacattcatttttttccccatttttttccAGGAAAATGGGAATTAGAGGCAGcgatttatttaaacatgtacAACATACATGAAAATCCAGCATATACGGCTGACAAGCAGTTTGACGGCCTGGTGAGGCCAGTTCCTTGTTATTCCATGTCCAATTAATTAAAAGATTTGGAGTTGAACTTGTATTTGGCAGCAGCTCATTGGAGCTTTTGATATGAGACTCAATGAGAGGTCagtgcaagtgaaggaggccatcatcaggctgaaaaagcaaaataaacctGTCAGAGCGACAGCAGAAACTTGAGTAGAAGCCAAATCATCAATATGgtggattcttttaaaaaagagTGAATGCAccgaccagctcagcaacaccaaaaggcctgaaagacgaAAGACAACTGAAGTGGATGATTGCAGATTTCCATCATTAAGAAAAACCTCTTCACAACATCTAagcaagtcaagaacactctcgAGGAGGCAGGCGTATGAAGTGCacagggtttacaacaaggttcAAGCCCTGGCTTACACTCAAGAACTGAGCTCAGATTAAATATGCCAGAAAAATCTGGTTCCAGAACGATGGAGAATGATGAAAAGTATGGAGGACATAATCATCATTTAATGAATActacatcatctgtcaaacatgacGGAGGCAGTGTTGTATCATGGGCATGGACATGACTGCCGctgggtcactagtgtttattgaggATTTCACTGCTGGTAGAAATAGCAGGATggattctgaagtgtacagagtTACACTCTCTGctcaacccaagagtttctcaaggcagaGAAATGGGATAGTTTTCAATGTCCAAGTCACTTGCCTGATTTCAGCTCAACAGAGCATGCATTATTAAACAGAAAACTGAATTCAGACAGACCAACAATCAAGCAACAAGTaaaggctgcagtaaaggcccagcagagacaTCTTAAGGGAGGaaaaacagcatttggtgatgtccaggGGTTCTAGACCTCAGGCAGTACttgattaatgattaaaaacaatccttatatttaaaaatgatgttagtttgtccaattgcTTTTGAGccaactgaaaacacacacacacacacacacacacacacacacacacacacacacacacacacacacacacacacacacacacacacacacacacacacacgttttgcTGTTTGTCAGAGACTCTGTtcaatctgtttgtgtttgtgctttattttgAGTTCCTCACCTTCCTGTGACACCTCCGACCACTCGGGCTTAGGGAATTCATACTGGCCCATCCtaatcctcctcttcatcccagGAGAAATGGCTTGGCCTGTGTTCGAGTAAAATGGAGGGAAGCCGCACAATCTGCAGACACAAACGTGGCGAGACCATCACAACGTTTTAAAATCCAAATGCAGAATGCATCATACACAAACATCTGTGGCGACATCAGTGCTGCCCTCCACACAAATAGAGTACTCACAGGATGTACATGATGACGCCCAGAGACCACATGTCACATGACTTGTCATACTTCTCTGGACCCAGAACCTCAGGAGCTTATCAAtaggaatacacacacacagagacacacacaaagacaacatACAAATGGAGATTAGGGCAGAGGCAAAAATGGGCTCGGCAgcttattgttttcattttgaaatgtctGGCTCATCTGTCAGGAtggcaaaaaacagaaaatctcagGGGAATAAAGTAAAGCATCTTACCCACATAGTACGGGGTATAACAAGGGGTCTGCAAGGGATTGTGCAGTGTGGTCTCTTTTGCAAAGCCAAAGTCTGTCAGTTTGAGGATTGCATTTCTCTCTTTGCATGTGTACAACAGGTTCTCTGGCTGGAGGTGGAAGCAGCAGATGAAAACAAATACATCAAACTTTCACTAAACTACCCGCACGCGATCGCGCACGTCGTGATTTCAGCACTGAGCGTCATCTCTGCATACCTTGATGTCTCTGTGTGCAATGTTAATGTTGTGGAGAAACTCGATGGCCGTGCCGATGTCCTTCATAATCTCAGATGCCTCTGGGAGGAAAGAAGCAAACATTCTCTCTCAAACCAGAAGCAATTCCAGCATTAAAACAATAGGAGGCACAAACGGAAGAGAGATTACAACGTTAACGACAGAGAGCGCAGCATTGGTTCAGTCAAAGCAGTGAAAGTGGGCTTGCTTTAGTTAACACATCTGATCCATGACATGTGTCTTCTGTGTTCAGCTCCTCCAACAGGCCTCACCTTTTTCAGTGAACGCCTGGTCTCCTCTCACCTGGATTCTGCTGAAcagctctcctccctccatgCTGGACACAGCCATGAGACAGGGAGAACACAGTGATCAGTGTATTTGTATTAAAGACTGGTAAGCACATTTCAGCTATTACACTTGTGATATATCATATTTGTAAATTGCACATTAACATCATTAAACATCCACTTGCTTTTACTCCTCAATTTTTCAATCAGTAATGAAAAAAAGGGTAATTTCAAAATGGTGAAGTGTCCTGTCATGAGCAGGGTTTTTCCTGTATGcaacaaaaaaaggttttggtcttcccccaaagaacaccataaatattataaaaacttttttttttaaaggggggTTTCTTGGGTGCCGGGGTGGGTCAGTGGTGGAGCAAGCGACCGTGTTTGCCACGAGGCTGGAAGCAGgcagcgcaggttcgagtcccagcctgtcactctttcctgcatgtcttcccccacCTTCCTGTCATATCTACACTGTCAATAAAGTcagtgtggccaaaaaaaaaaaagtgttttttttttttttgcttaattaTTCTAAATCTATTAATGCTAGCAAACTATTTACTCATGCCATATAGATGACATATAAGCCATTAATAAGAATAATGTTTTGGGGCTGCTAGTTTGTGGCTGGCATAGTTTTAAGTCTTGACTTCATTGTGGAGCTCCCGTCACTCTGTCCAACCCTCTGACCTTCTGGAAAATGGTTAAAGAAATataagatacacacacacacacacacagctttttgGGCAAGTGACTATTTTTGGTCATTTCTACTTTATATACGATCCCCATCCCGCGCCTCAGTGAGGTTAAGAAGCAAGAAGAAACGGCCtcatgttgtataaagttataatgtgtatgttgtaataTTCCAAGAAGTGATGTAATGAGTCtgttgtaatgttctaaaataTATGTTCCTTTCACCGTGTATGTGTTTGTCTTGTACTGGCTGATTCTTAACTGTGTGACAGCaaaggaacaaaaaacaaaacaaaaaatgaaatgataaaaatactgagtaaaagtgaaactaaaaaaatggGAAGAACGCACCAAATTCTTACTAAAAAGAACAGGGTTTATATTAAATGAGTATGTCATAGTTAGTCTTGTAGCATGTGTGATTTAATAACACAGCATGTTTATAACAGCATACACGTATGGTTTCAGCTGAGTAATGTTCAGAGCCTCTCACCACCATAAATATCAGCGTCTTGAACCAGATAATTGTGCTTCTCATGTCACACTTTCATTACACGTCACACAAAATCACCCTTCACCTTCACTTCTATGGAAAAATGTGTTGTCATGTCTTCTCAGTTGCATTAAGTAAGCGCGTGGTTCTTGTGGTTCACAGATGGAATGATAGGTGAGGGAGAAGTGGGAGTGACTGTGTGCTAAACTATCTGCACTGGACCGTGCAGCCGCCTTCCTCTGACCCTCGCTACATACAGGAAGCGGCGGCCATTCTCTCAGTGCGCGTGCTGACAACGTCGCTTCGCACATATAACAAATACCCGCCGTGTCGGGCGATGCAATGTGGTGATGACACTCTAATGTCAGTATTAGAAATGTTGCCTACAAATGCTGGAATACCAGAATAGCTGGGTACTCACCCAGTTTGtaaggcaacacacacacacacatgcacgcacgcacacgcacacacacacacacacacacacacacacacacacacacacacacagggttatGCATATATTAATCTTAACCATTGCTAGTTTCTAGACCCCAACCTTCTTCAACCTTACAACATGCATTCACCACATGGAGAGACAACATTTTTGTCCTTTTAAGGAAGACATTTCCCCACAACATGAGTAATAcctgaaccacacacacacacacacacacacacacacacacacacacacacacacacacacacacacacacacacacacacacacacaaacagacacactgttTAGCAATGCTGCTGAATTCCTTACAAACAGTTTATTGTGACACATGAAGCCCAGATGGAATTCTGTCTCTATGTTA
Protein-coding sequences here:
- the mapkapk3 gene encoding MAP kinase-activated protein kinase 3 produces the protein MLQNGKGKEQAPQPPSAAEAESDSPAPRPRDKQQQQQPAEPPAADQKDAESTHFPMPAYPKLDIKRNAVTDDYRVSSQVLGLGINGKVLECFNKKTGEKCALKILYDSPKARREVELHWRVSGGPYIVRILSLYENMYHGKKCLLIIMECMEGGELFSRIQVRGDQAFTEKEASEIMKDIGTAIEFLHNINIAHRDIKPENLLYTCKERNAILKLTDFGFAKETTLHNPLQTPCYTPYYVAPEVLGPEKYDKSCDMWSLGVIMYILLCGFPPFYSNTGQAISPGMKRRIRMGQYEFPKPEWSEVSQEAKDLIHQLLKTDPNERMTITQFMNHPWINQSMMVPSTPLHTTRVLTEDREMWEDVKEEMTSALATMRVDYDQVKIKDLDTSSNPLLNKRRKKAAAGAKGGSTVCQSQ